GAGGAATGAAGAGAAGAGGCAGAAAGAGATTCGATGGTTTGAATTTCGGTTACTAACTGGGGCGGTTGATATTCAGCAGCATCATCAGAGCAGTCTAGATGCGTCGTTTGCTAATTTGAATTTTGGAGATGGCGGCGGGGTTGGGCAGTCTGGGGAGGCGGCAGGGAGTACGTTTATGGGTGGCGGCGGGACCGCGACGCATTCAGGGACGACGAGTGTTCTAAGCGCACCCTCTTCGATGCCTGCGTATTCgttgaagaagcagcagaagcagaaggGGCAagggcagcagcagcagcagaatcATTTCCATGCAGCGCACTCAGGTGCGCTGCACCATCAGCAATCTAAGGGAAGCAGCAGTAGTCTTGAACAGTCGATTGGTGGTGGAGCTGGGTCTTCGTATTGGAACGCGGATTCTTCTGCGACGTCGTCGATTGTGTCTATTGATCCTGCGGGAACGGCGAATGGATCTACTGCGGGGACGCTAACCACTACGAGTATTATGGACGGGCATACTGCGAAGTCGTCTTCCGGGTTCAACACTACATTTGCGACGACTTCTTCGAGTCAGCAGTCGAATCCGTCGCAGAACTCGTTGGATTCGATGGAGTCGCTCAGACTTGAGTTGCAACTGAAGGAGACGCAGATCGAGTCTCTAGAGGACGAGATTACCAAGTTGAAGAGTATTTTCAACCAGGGACTGACGTTCAAGCAACATGAGCAGCAGTTGCAGAAGCGTAAGCTTCAACAGCATACCCTGGATATCGACCAGACGCCTGTCGAGATCCCTACGAACCTGGAGATTATTTTTAACAAGCTGGCGACATCTTTGAAGCGCAAGGACGAAGAGTTGGAGGATACCAGAAAGCGTCTGGAGAGTATAATGACAGCAATCTCGTTGAACCCGACAAATTCTGTAACCAGGTTTGGGCGGTACGATGAGGAGGCGTTAGCGCACAAGATGGTTGTGCGGTTGGAAATGCTGACCAAGGAAAACCAAGAGATGGCGAAGTTACTGAGCTACGGAAGGTCCAAGGAGACCCACATCGAGCTggaattgttgaagaaggtgaATCATGACCTGCAACGTAAGGTTGAGCAACTTGAAAAACAGCtgggtaataataataatgctAATAACAGCagtaacaataataacaataataataacagcAGCACTGCAAATAGCACTGCCAATGGTAGATAGAGCTTATGCGTAAGGGGAATCCTCGTTATGTGTGTGTTTGGTTTATttgtatttattattactgCTGCCgttttatttcattttcttgtTGTATCTGTCTGCGTCGGTACTACTTATAACCATTGGACGGAATATTCTCTACTTCTTTTTAACATCATCTCAATCATGAAGAGGTCGATtcgttttattttatttttttactactattatcattaattaattatcTGCTGATCCTTAGACACTATTGAAAACAAACTGGGCTTGCTTTAATATTTGGACGTTgcatttttttttgtttgatctAATTCCACACGCTATACTATACTTCTCTCACCAAAGTATTTACAATTAGTCTTAGAACAGTTACGCACCCATTAAGAGAACatttaaataaatacaaTTAACTACAGAAATATATGTCAGCGTGATTAGTTTCCAGAGGACATTTAAACGGTTTCTATCCCGTCTTTTAGtacttttcttttgttgatgacTCCTTGAGCTAAAAGCTCTAAAGATTCCACAGTTATGTCCCACCCGATGCAGGCATCTGTAATCGAGCAACCGTACATTAAACCTTCCCTACCACCGTTGGGGGATATATCTTGTCTTCCTTCAGTCAAATTCGACTCAATCATAACACCACAGATCGAATGGTCGCCTTTGCTTAACTGttcataaatattttgCACTACTTTAGACTGGTTCCTAAAGTCTTTATTAGAATTTCCGTGGGAGCAATCAATCATGATCCTCCTCTGGACCCCAGCTTCGTCCACCAAATTGGCAGAAATCAAGCTCTCTCTCGCTTGCTGCACCccattttcatcataaTTGGTTCCTTTCTTGCCCCCCCTCAAGATGATAAAAGTATCTTCGTTACCTTCTGTACCAACAATCGCCGTCACACCAGGCTTCGTCACGGACAAAAAGTAGTGGGAATTGGCCGCAGCCCTCATAGCATCAACTGCAACCTGCAACCCGCCATCCGTACCGTTTTTGAAACCGATGGGGAAAGAAAGACCAGATGCCAGTTCTCTGTGCAACTGAGACTCCGTAGTTCTAGCACCGATCGCCCCTAGCGAAAAACAATCGCTCAAGAACTGCGGAGAAATTGTATCAAGCATCTCACCAGCAATTGGAACCAACTCTACAAGCTTGGTGTACATTTCCCGAGATATCCTCAAGCCCTTATTAATCTGAAAAGAATTATCAATATCCGGATCATTAATCAACCCCTTCCACCCAACTGTAGTCCTCGGTTTCTCCAAGTAGGCCCTCATAATAATCAACAACTCTCCCTTCAATTGCTCACGAACCACCGCCAACCTCTGGGCGTATTCGTATGCAGCCTCCGGGTCATGGATCGAACAAGGACCGACCACAATAACGAGCCGATCATCCTTCCCGTTTAAAATATCTACAACCTCCTCTCTCCCGCTGGTTATGACTTCTTTACCCTTCCTGCTTATAGGGAGCTCATGCTGTAACAAACTTGGCGGAATCAAAGGGTCATAGCCCTTGATTCTCCAGTCTTCTAGCCTATTTTTATCGCCGACGTAATCGTTCTTAATAAACATTTTCCTGCGATTAAATCTTGCTAATTAAAACGAACTTTGGAAATAAATCTAACAATCCTCAGACTCCTCTTAATAATCCAAATGCTTTAAAATGATTGCAAGACCTCAAACTTGTCCTAACCATACACCTGCTTGCTGCGTTTTTATACAGCTTCGAAAaggtttttcaaatcttcgTACTTTGTCCAAAATGGTATAATGATTCATACTTTTAATATCGATGAGTCTTTTCTTTGAAGCTAGAAAAAGCAAGagcaaaaaaattttttactGAAGAATCGTTGGCATCAAGACAGAGTGTATCTCGAGATACGCACGTCAGCAACACATTATACAGGGAGCGGAGGTGTGGAGTACATATTTAAAGCTGAGGTGAATCCCAAAGGGCGATACGATAATTAAAGCGTCGGGATTTATATGGGAGAAAATCAATAGTTCATTAAACTGGAACAGGGAGAGGGCGGCGGTGAAAATCTGATGGTTTTTAGGATGTTTTAAGCTGCAATGCCATAGTAGTCATTTATAAGCCGTCGCTTGTGTTAAGATGGTTAGGTACgtgtttttatttatagctttatatatgtgtgttTCAAAATGTGGCATATAGCGATAAGACAGCAGATTTGATATGCATGCGCGTCACATGGCGCAGAGCTAATTATTGAATTGATTTATTGCAGTACGGAAGCCTTCGTCCCATTCCCATAACCACTTGCTTGTTCCGTGTTTGTGAATGTGTTGTGCTCTACGCACAGAGTTCCAGAAATTAACTCTTCCTATACGCgaattgttgaaactgTCAAAGTTCTGGATATCTTTAATTGTCATCCTTAGACCTTCTTCGAAGCGCCAATGTTCCATCTTTTCAGGGTTTTTGTCGCTCCAGTAGTCGATATGATCAGTAACAATCTGGTTGACTCTGTTTTCGTCAACCACAAGGGGTTCTCTGCTCCGTTTAGGAATGCTGCCACTGTTAACCATGGGGACGAACCCCCACTCTCCGCCATCTCCGTGTTCAAACTGATAAGTCCAAAAGAACCAGCCGAAGTTCGATTGGCTATTAAAGACTCTAATCTCTTCTTGGCCATATTCTCGAACCAACTCATTACGATCGCCGTCTGTTTTGTCCCAGGTTTGGGTATCCAAGACACAAGAAAATTCGCCAATCATAGTATCTactttctctttctccaACTTAACCGTAGACTTAAGCTCTTGTATGATCTGTCTTGCGTCCTTGCTTCTGTCCTCCTCCGAGAAGCAACGGTACACATGTGTGTCGAGAATCACATTGTTGTCGAGTCCTTCTTCCTCTAGCCAATTGGCCCATTGGCTATGCCACCAGCCATCAGATATTACCACAGGCAACGTTGGGTTATGCTCTCTAATTGCTGCAATAGCCTTGGAATAGTAGTACTTCTGACCCTTCGCCTCGTTGTCAAACATGGCCTCGTTGACCACCTGCAACCCAGCAAAATTACCATAAGGTGACAAATCCTGCACGATAAATGGTATAATTGTGTTGCATACATAATCCATGTACTTGTAGTTATTAAAGAACCGCATTTTACCTGTCCCACCGCTGTGCGACTCGTTGTTGGCACCGCCAGGCAATCCATGCAAATCGATTAATATACCAATATCATACTTACCAGCCTCCTCAAAGATCGCTCTAACAAAATCCCAACTGTTGGCTTTCGAGTAAACCTTCCTGTTCTTCTCAAATGGGGTGCCGTCTACAAACATCCCATTATCCACATGCCAATATCCAATTGGCAACCTGATCGTAGTCACACCCACATCTTCACTTAACCATCTCCAATCGATACGCGTTACGTATTTCTCGTAATGGGACCGCAATTTTTCCGCTGCACCGTCAACCCCATCGTGTTCGACCTGGTTTTCCACTGCCTCTTTCTCTGCTTCACCTCCATATTCAAATAACGAATCAAATATGTACTTCTCTAGCACAAAAAGCGATCCAAAATTAACCCCAACGTTTCTACGATTCtgatatatcaaatatctATCCACCTCACCTGGTGGAGGAAGATCTGGTAACGAAACTTTACGACCGTTTCCTTTCTTACCGAATGCTCCCTTCAACTTATGCAACATTACCCTGGTTTCCTCTGTCTCCTTGGATCTCTTGATATACCCGGTGTCTGTCTATATGTCAGTTGTATGGAATTCTGCTGACAAAAATTATGTACTATTAAAAACACTTCACTAGAACATGAGCAAAAGAAAGGGAGTGAGAGTGAGAAGAATCAAAAGGACTTGTAGATTGACTCCTCCGTCTCCTCTTCACATAAACGTGCTTTAAATATTGAGAATCCCCTTAGAAAATTTCCCTTACATATCTTATTCCGCAGATCCTCATAACTACGTACCTGTTCCTACGAATCGATTATGCCAAATCGcatttttcctttttatgAATAATATTCCACTAAAACAATTGCACCTAATACTTCGGTTCGGTATATTGCTGTGCTCGCTGCCATGGCAGCACCGCTATTCCATCCCCTTTCAAGATGTCTATTGCCTATCTAATTCCCCTTGTGGCGGGGAAACATTACGGTAAACCAAACTTAAGGCTGCTTTGATGGACAGTTGCGGTAGCGTGTAGGAAGCGCAACGACTTAGAAGGTCTACAATAATGGGGACAATAGAAATGCAGGGCAGTAAAACGTTATATACGGTTGTAACTGTTTTGAGActcaaaaagaaaagctCCGCGACGGGGAATCGAACCCCGATCCCGCGCGCGACAAGCGCGAATTCTAACCGTTAAACTATCACGGATTTCCAGTGGTATGGTAACACCCGGTAAATGTGCAGTGGTGTGGATGCAATTTAAAAtttgtcgtaaaatcaaaagagaagctagtaGACAGCAACAACCAAGCTAAGAAATAGGGTGTCAGAACTTTCAGACGACTAtgaggttgatgatcacTGTGAAACCTACAATTGTGTGTGTTAGTATGAAACCACCGATGACTGCCTTAAGTAAGCCCAGGgaggacaacagaaactatatagACCAAAttagctagattagattagatataggtccagcaagatccccagagggtatttgagccagattagagactatagAACGGTACCTAATGCTCAATAGAAGTATTAtctggcacgtgacgagatACTCCAGgtagcacgtgacctcaagTTAGTGGCTCTCGACAAAATAAACGATCGAGATCTCTGAATAATGAGGGATGAGGGCCCAGGACGCACAGCTGTGCGTCCTGGGCCCTCATCTTGCTCTGAGGAAGGGGTAGGTAGTTTACACCCCGTTGCTCGACGATTTCTGCGGGAATGGTGTAGTTGGGAATGCGGCGTTCAAGTAAATTAGCTTTTTGGATGGATGTTTGTGGGATAGATTTAGGGCAGAAGGTTTGGTGTGTACGTGGCCTGTAGTACATTATGATGTGTGgatttatatattacatTCTATGACTGATATATTGGTGCTATTTGCCGGTCTTCGAATAAGGCTTTATACATTGGCGTTGTCGATGAGGTGAAAAAAATCGTCTACAAAAATTTAGGCGATATTGGTGTGGCCTGACTTTGGCGGGATCTTACTGGGAATGCATCTCAAATAATAGAGAACCAGGGCAAATTGAAAAGGGGGGCAGGAGATGAGTTTGTCTAGACCTAGTTTTCTTGATAAGAAGCCTCCAAAGGGCTATGTTGCCGGTGTTGGGAGGGGAGCTACCGGGTTTTCAACCCGTGCCAATGGGGATAGATCTGATGGGAGCCAACAGCCAGCTAGGATACAGAACAAGAGTAGTTCTGATGGTATGAATAGGTTTGATGGGTCTACGGGTATTCGTGCAAGGAGAAATGCAGGCagcggtggtggtggggTTGAGGAGGCAGAAGCAGATGCAATCTATACAGATATTGAGAAGCGACTGGCCAGCAGACGAAATGATAAGATGGCTTCTACAGGGGGTGTTTCAGTCTCTAAGATTGGCGAGCAGTTTGTCGAGTTGAAAAGAAACCTGGCACAAGTGAGTGAGCAGGAATGGTTGGCTATTCCGGAAGCAGGGGATATTACCAGGAGGAATAAACGGCAGCGTTTAGAGAACCAGCAAGAGCGTAAGAAGTACGCTGCACCAGATTCGTTGCTTACAGGAGGGGTGAATTTGGTCCGATTAACGGAGGAACGTGAAAAGTTATTGGGTCATCAATTGGATGCCAGTTTTAATAATCTTTCTCAGGAAAAGCCTTCAGATGTTGAGAGATATTTGCTGGAACTGGATGCAAACTCTACCAGGGCAGCTGATGTAGATCGTCAGTTACaggatttgaaaaagaCGAGGGCTGTCTTGGCGTCTTATCGAAAGTCGGATCCTAAGAATCCTCAGGCGTGGATTGCAGCGGCCCGATTGGAAGAAAATGCCAAACAATTTCGGCAGGCGAAGCTGTTGATTGATGAGGGTTGTCAAGAGTGTCCAAGAAGTGAGGATGTGTGGCTTGAAAACGTGCGACTCAATATGTCGGATGTTCCATATTGCAAGGTTTTAGTAGCCCAGGGGATCCAGTTTAACGGTCAAAGTGAGCTGCTTTGGACGACAGCTATTGGTCTTGAAAACGAgtcatttaataaaatcagGGTGGTTAGGAAGGCTTTGCAAAACATTCCTACAAGTGAGAAGCTGTGGAAAGTCGCTGTCCAACTTGAGGAAGATAGAGATGAGGTCGTGAAAGTACTACGGAAGGCTACAGAATTAATACCTAGTAGTGTCGATCTATGGACGGCTCTTCTACAGTTAGAAGAGTACTCTAGTGCACAAAAAAGTTTAGAGAATGCTAGAAAGGTACTTTCTGGTAATGAAAAGCTATGGATTATTGCCGCAGAACTCGAGGAGAGAGCGAATAACGCTACAGAAGATAACTTGGTTGGACTATTATCGACCGGTATACAGGAGTTGGAAAAATCAGGCCGTAAATTGACAATTATGGATTGGATTGGTCATTGTAAAGAGATAGAACTCGGAGGTGATTACCCTCTAACGGTTCGTGCCCTCCTCAAAGCTTCTTTGCATTTTGAACCTCATGAAGATACTTCTGAATTGGTTACTATACTTAACAGCATAGAAGATGATTATTTTGGTATTAAAAGCACTCTCTGCGTATATTTGCTCTTGAGGGAACCTTCGAAATTTATGATATGGATGTCATTTATACGACTAGGAAAGAAAACTGGGAATATGCAATATGTATATGACACGTGGGAGCAGATTCTATttgatcaaaatattatataccAGCATCCGAAATTATTGCTGCTTTACTCAAAAGAGGTTTGGAAGAcagaaaatgatattgCTCGGGCAAGAAGCATAATTCAAAGGGGTATATCTGCTCTTCCGACATATATTGATTTCTGGATTGCAAGAATCAAGTTGGAAATTGCTTCATCAGAATATGATGTTGCTGAGCGGTCTTTCATTGCCATTATTGAATCTCAGGAAAGCGCTACTTCAGATAATATGGAGGAACGGCTTTGGTCCAAATATGTTAGCTTTCTAAGATTTAGAAGTCAACATGAAAAATCAATTAAGGCGTTGACCGATGTGATAAACAAGTTTCCTAACTGTAGAAACTTTTATCTACAATTAAGTCAAGTTTACGTTGATATAAACCGGCCTGAGAAAGCTAAAGATGTGCTCTTAGATGGCGTTAAAAAATTACCCAATTGTCCTGAACTTTGGATATCTCTTGCAGAGATCGATGAGTTGAATCTTCAAAAGCCTACTAATGCTCGCTCTAATTTGGACATAGGTATACTTAAGAATCCAAATTCGTGGCAACTGTACGTAGCTAAATCTAAAATGGAACATAGATTGGGGAACCAAGATAACGCAAGGCTGATTGTACACCAGGGACTACAAAAGTGTCCAAAATCTCCGGAGTTATGGTGCCAAAACATCCGACTTATTGCCAAGAAGTCAATGCAAAAAACCCTTTTTCAAGATGCACTAAAATCCACTGATAATCATGGCCTTGTCTTGGCCGAGATTGGTAGAAGTTTTTTCTGCGAATCGAAATATGACAAAGCATTGAGATGGTTTCAACGCGCAGTTGAAGATCAACCCAAAATAGGAGATTCATGGGTCTGGTACTACCTAACTCTGAAAATGCTTGGAAAAAATACGGACTTCATTTTCACTTCTCTAGAGGAACATGAACCAAAATACGGTGAGCTGTGGATATCAGTATCTAAAAATGTTAAGACGCAGTTTCTAAGTCTCAATGAAACTTTAATTCTGTGCTCACAGCAAGTTAAAAATCACAAATAATACCCAATTAAAGCCTTGTTGTTGCTCTATGTTAAATGACAAATGAATATATGCATAGATtattagtatatatatagagtTTAATATGCCCTATACATTATtactttattttattttatttcacGTGACTGACCAAACTGACCGCTATTAAATTTATTGGTTCCTATAATGTACAAACTTAGTTAGAATATTGGAGATAAGtaatctttaaatttaaaggCAGCAAGTAATCTGATGGTTTTTACGGCTTGGAATTTCTGAATAAGTTCTTTATTCTAGAGTTAACTGTCGTTGGATATATATCGCAGAGTGTTAATACCAAGGATTCAACGTTTGGGGTTTTTATTCGAAGTTATTCTTTTGACAACGCTACTCGGAGTGAGTGTTCATTATCTTTATTGGAAAGCGGTTCTGaaaaaactttaaaaaggTTTAGAGCCTATTATTCAACGTACGAAAGTTTCTAGCATTCCTATGGTACGGTCTGATGAGTACTCAGAGCTTGACATAGTTGGGGGCAAGAGGACTGCAGATTTTAGTGATATGGCTTGTTCGGAAGCGGATGCCCCACCACCTGTGTTGCCAATTCTTCCTGTTAATGGTTCGGGACCAGAGAATATGAAACTGGTCCATCTCATTTCGCAAACAAAAGCTGTACATGGAAATGCACCTTCTAATGGTAGTATGGCCGGAGTACTATCTATGCCTTCTTCAGTTAATCACAGTTCAAGTACTAAGGAGCAGAGGATCTTACAACTGATGAATTTACCGCAACAGAGTGTGGAACCGCGCTTAGACAATATAACTCCAGTGAACAAAACAATCTCAGACCAACATAAAAGCAACACGTTAATTAATTCGAGCAGGTCAAGGGCAGATGCGTCCGTTAAAAGTGGTAAGAGAAAATACTCCAGAAATGGCTGCACTGAATGCAAAAGGAGAAGGATGAAATGTGATGAAGGGAAACCTGTTTGTTGGCAGTGTTCAAGATTGAATCGAAGTTGtgtttatattattaatccaaagaacaagaagaggaaaaagCCGATGGCTAGTGGTATGGTGTCTGCTAATGAAACTGTTATACCACCGCTTGAAAATATACCTCCTCGTCCACAGGATTTAGAAGATGATTTAACCTCTAAAAGAGACAGTAGTAGTGCCGTAAGTTTCCCACCAAAAAGTAGTGGAAAGCCATCTATAGATACAGTACCAAACCTGCTACTCAATGATTGCATAAATGTGCACGATGCAAGTTTGCTAATTCAGAATTTGAACGATATTGTTAATATGAAACTTAATGACTCAGCTGTTCAGGTTGACAAACTTGTTGATGTCGACTTAG
This Eremothecium cymbalariae DBVPG#7215 chromosome 5, complete sequence DNA region includes the following protein-coding sequences:
- the MUM2 gene encoding Mum2p (similar to Ashbya gossypii ABL103W), with amino-acid sequence MGGGGTATHSGTTSVLSAPSSMPAYSLKKQQKQKGQGQQQQQNHFHAAHSGALHHQQSKGSSSSLEQSIGGGAGSSYWNADSSATSSIVSIDPAGTANGSTAGTLTTTSIMDGHTAKSSSGFNTTFATTSSSQQSNPSQNSLDSMESLRLELQLKETQIESLEDEITKLKSIFNQGLTFKQHEQQLQKRKLQQHTLDIDQTPVEIPTNLEIIFNKLATSLKRKDEELEDTRKRLESIMTAISLNPTNSVTRFGRYDEEALAHKMVVRLEMLTKENQEMAKLLSYGRSKETHIELELLKKVNHDLQRKVEQLEKQLGNNNNANNSSNNNNNNNNSSTANSTANGR
- the ARO3 gene encoding 3-deoxy-7-phosphoheptulonate synthase ARO3 (similar to Ashbya gossypii ABL102C) gives rise to the protein MFIKNDYVGDKNRLEDWRIKGYDPLIPPSLLQHELPISRKGKEVITSGREEVVDILNGKDDRLVIVVGPCSIHDPEAAYEYAQRLAVVREQLKGELLIIMRAYLEKPRTTVGWKGLINDPDIDNSFQINKGLRISREMYTKLVELVPIAGEMLDTISPQFLSDCFSLGAIGARTTESQLHRELASGLSFPIGFKNGTDGGLQVAVDAMRAAANSHYFLSVTKPGVTAIVGTEGNEDTFIILRGGKKGTNYDENGVQQARESLISANLVDEAGVQRRIMIDCSHGNSNKDFRNQSKVVQNIYEQLSKGDHSICGVMIESNLTEGRQDISPNGGREGLMYGCSITDACIGWDITVESLELLAQGVINKRKVLKDGIETV
- the MRX18 gene encoding 17-beta-hydroxysteroid dehydrogenase-like protein (similar to Ashbya gossypii ABL101C); this translates as MLHKLKGAFGKKGNGRKVSLPDLPPPGEVDRYLIYQNRRNVGVNFGSLFVLEKYIFDSLFEYGGEAEKEAVENQVEHDGVDGAAEKLRSHYEKYVTRIDWRWLSEDVGVTTIRLPIGYWHVDNGMFVDGTPFEKNRKVYSKANSWDFVRAIFEEAGKYDIGILIDLHGLPGGANNESHSGGTGKMRFFNNYKYMDYVCNTIIPFIVQDLSPYGNFAGLQVVNEAMFDNEAKGQKYYYSKAIAAIREHNPTLPVVISDGWWHSQWANWLEEEGLDNNVILDTHVYRCFSEEDRSKDARQIIQELKSTVKLEKEKVDTMIGEFSCVLDTQTWDKTDGDRNELVREYGQEEIRVFNSQSNFGWFFWTYQFEHGDGGEWGFVPMVNSGSIPKRSREPLVVDENRVNQIVTDHIDYWSDKNPEKMEHWRFEEGLRMTIKDIQNFDSFNNSRIGRVNFWNSVRRAQHIHKHGTSKWLWEWDEGFRTAINQFNN
- the PRP6 gene encoding U4/U6-U5 snRNP complex subunit PRP6 (similar to Ashbya gossypii ABL100W), which translates into the protein MSLSRPSFLDKKPPKGYVAGVGRGATGFSTRANGDRSDGSQQPARIQNKSSSDGMNRFDGSTGIRARRNAGSGGGGVEEAEADAIYTDIEKRLASRRNDKMASTGGVSVSKIGEQFVELKRNLAQVSEQEWLAIPEAGDITRRNKRQRLENQQERKKYAAPDSLLTGGVNLVRLTEEREKLLGHQLDASFNNLSQEKPSDVERYLLELDANSTRAADVDRQLQDLKKTRAVLASYRKSDPKNPQAWIAAARLEENAKQFRQAKLLIDEGCQECPRSEDVWLENVRLNMSDVPYCKVLVAQGIQFNGQSELLWTTAIGLENESFNKIRVVRKALQNIPTSEKLWKVAVQLEEDRDEVVKVLRKATELIPSSVDLWTALLQLEEYSSAQKSLENARKVLSGNEKLWIIAAELEERANNATEDNLVGLLSTGIQELEKSGRKLTIMDWIGHCKEIELGGDYPLTVRALLKASLHFEPHEDTSELVTILNSIEDDYFGIKSTLCVYLLLREPSKFMIWMSFIRLGKKTGNMQYVYDTWEQILFDQNIIYQHPKLLLLYSKEVWKTENDIARARSIIQRGISALPTYIDFWIARIKLEIASSEYDVAERSFIAIIESQESATSDNMEERLWSKYVSFLRFRSQHEKSIKALTDVINKFPNCRNFYLQLSQVYVDINRPEKAKDVLLDGVKKLPNCPELWISLAEIDELNLQKPTNARSNLDIGILKNPNSWQLYVAKSKMEHRLGNQDNARLIVHQGLQKCPKSPELWCQNIRLIAKKSMQKTLFQDALKSTDNHGLVLAEIGRSFFCESKYDKALRWFQRAVEDQPKIGDSWVWYYLTLKMLGKNTDFIFTSLEEHEPKYGELWISVSKNVKTQFLSLNETLILCSQQVKNHK